Proteins from a single region of Limnothrix sp. FACHB-406:
- a CDS encoding thioredoxin family protein, with the protein MVLTASMMLELGTLAPDFALPEVTTGETISLATVADRPLLLVMFLCRHCPYVKHIQAELARLGRDWGDRAGIVAISANDAVAYPDDAPDRLADWARDCGFNFPLCYDETQAVAQAYSAACTPDFFVFNRDRALVYRGQLDRSRPGNPEPNDGADLRAALAAVWAGEPVPEPQIPSLGCNIKWKPGNEPTYFGLSAV; encoded by the coding sequence ATGGTGCTAACCGCTTCAATGATGTTGGAATTGGGTACTCTGGCTCCAGATTTTGCCCTGCCGGAGGTGACCACGGGCGAGACCATTTCCCTAGCAACGGTGGCCGATCGCCCGTTGCTGTTGGTGATGTTTCTTTGCCGCCATTGTCCCTATGTCAAGCATATTCAGGCGGAGTTGGCCCGGTTGGGTCGAGATTGGGGCGATCGCGCAGGGATCGTTGCCATCAGCGCTAACGATGCGGTGGCCTATCCCGATGATGCGCCCGATCGGCTGGCGGACTGGGCCCGGGACTGCGGATTCAACTTCCCCCTGTGCTATGACGAAACTCAGGCGGTGGCCCAGGCCTACTCGGCCGCCTGCACCCCAGATTTCTTTGTGTTTAATCGCGATCGCGCTTTGGTCTATCGTGGCCAGCTCGATCGCAGCCGCCCCGGCAACCCAGAACCCAATGATGGGGCAGATTTGCGGGCTGCGTTGGCGGCCGTTTGGGCGGGGGAACCGGTTCCGGAACCCCAAATTCCCAGCTTGGGTTGCAACATCAAGTGGAAACCCGGCAATGAGCCGACCTATTTTGGTCTCAGTGCAGTTTAG
- a CDS encoding CHAT domain-containing protein: protein MSFRVLSQVWPWLRVWLGFTIALGPVWIGGPALADVVPADDGLGTLVDRPNDQQFNITGGSRSSSGTNLFHGFEQFDLEPGDRATFIIDPSIQNIFGRITSGDPSVIDGLVQMSGGSANLYLLNPAGIVFGSTAQVNVPGSFYATSANAVQFGLQWFNVFEGNDLRGLNGTPTAFAFSPFLAGSIVHDGTIQANQQVALLGGTVLSTGSIASGANAVTVAAVEGDRVVRIQAIGNILSFDIGIPGLSSPNNSPIRPADTGFFAPLTLPELLSGPAENVATSIAVGDDGTVQLTRTGATVTLEPGAALVTGPVNGQEGGTGLQVLRDQSPFPVLPSVPNRPGSLDELGDRLPPNNAQDIASDFEAGKFDPPGLQGEFGDRDFGPIGPGGEGNLAFDPGELGPDHPPGPDGEFGPDPRELGPDGEFGPGELGPESLAMLADIEAGDLALDASLGDTFLEGNFDLGLDQLENTWTQQIETYLGSSISNNPVSSASLRELLSDIRQQTNSQTALIYVMLQEQQTDLVVITSSGEPIYRRSGVGRAEVLAAADRLRQAITNPVLRRGNAYRTAAEQLDRWLIAPIASELAAQKIDTLLISPDVGLRSLPWAALHDGQQFLVQRFALGMTPSVNLTDARYVSLRNAPILAMGASEFPAGLNPLPAVPMELQTIAQERAQTTTFLNEAFTIANLQNQRQRQPAPILHLATHGEFKPGQPVNSYIQFWNQERLTLDRLRELSLNNPPVELLVLSACRTAVGDANAELGFAGLAVQAGVKSALASLWYVSDEGTLALMSEFYRQLSIAPTKSQALRQAQMAMIEGRVRVEGSGLTSSARGPIPLPSLPDNSGSLAHPYYWAAFVAIGSPW from the coding sequence ATGTCCTTTCGCGTACTCTCGCAAGTTTGGCCCTGGTTGAGAGTTTGGTTGGGATTCACGATCGCCCTCGGCCCAGTCTGGATCGGCGGCCCAGCGCTGGCCGACGTGGTTCCGGCTGATGACGGATTGGGAACCCTTGTGGATCGCCCCAATGATCAACAGTTCAACATCACAGGTGGCAGTCGATCGAGCAGTGGAACCAACCTCTTCCATGGGTTTGAGCAATTTGACCTGGAACCGGGCGACAGAGCCACCTTCATCATCGATCCCAGCATCCAGAACATCTTTGGCCGCATTACCAGTGGCGATCCCTCGGTGATTGATGGTCTGGTGCAAATGAGCGGCGGTTCCGCCAATCTTTATCTTTTGAACCCGGCGGGCATCGTCTTTGGCAGCACGGCCCAAGTGAACGTACCCGGCAGCTTTTATGCCACCAGCGCCAACGCTGTGCAATTTGGTCTTCAGTGGTTCAACGTCTTTGAAGGCAATGATTTACGGGGATTGAACGGCACGCCCACGGCCTTTGCCTTTTCGCCGTTCCTGGCCGGGTCGATCGTTCATGATGGAACCATTCAAGCGAATCAACAGGTGGCCCTCCTGGGGGGAACCGTGCTTTCTACGGGATCGATCGCCTCAGGGGCCAACGCCGTCACAGTGGCCGCCGTGGAGGGCGATCGGGTGGTGCGCATCCAGGCGATCGGCAACATTCTCAGCTTCGACATTGGCATCCCTGGCCTCAGCAGCCCCAACAACAGCCCCATTCGGCCCGCTGATACGGGATTCTTTGCACCCCTCACCCTACCGGAACTGCTGAGCGGCCCCGCTGAAAACGTCGCCACCAGCATTGCCGTGGGGGACGATGGAACCGTGCAACTCACCCGCACTGGCGCAACGGTGACTCTGGAGCCGGGCGCGGCCTTGGTGACGGGGCCGGTTAATGGCCAAGAGGGGGGCACGGGTTTGCAAGTGTTGCGCGATCAATCGCCGTTCCCTGTGCTGCCAAGCGTTCCCAATCGCCCCGGATCTCTCGATGAACTGGGCGATCGGCTACCCCCTAACAACGCCCAAGATATTGCCAGCGACTTTGAAGCCGGAAAGTTTGACCCGCCCGGCCTGCAAGGGGAGTTTGGCGATCGGGACTTTGGCCCCATTGGCCCGGGGGGAGAGGGAAATCTAGCCTTTGATCCAGGGGAGTTGGGCCCCGATCACCCTCCGGGGCCCGATGGTGAATTTGGCCCAGACCCCCGAGAGTTGGGGCCCGATGGTGAATTTGGCCCCGGTGAACTGGGCCCCGAAAGTCTCGCCATGCTGGCTGACATTGAGGCCGGTGATCTAGCCCTGGATGCCAGCCTAGGCGACACCTTCTTGGAAGGAAACTTTGACCTAGGCTTGGATCAACTGGAAAACACCTGGACGCAGCAAATTGAGACCTATTTGGGTAGTTCAATCTCCAACAACCCCGTCAGCAGTGCCTCTTTACGGGAACTGTTGAGCGACATTCGACAACAGACCAACAGCCAAACTGCCTTGATCTACGTGATGTTGCAGGAACAACAAACGGATCTGGTGGTGATTACCAGCAGCGGGGAACCGATCTACCGGCGATCGGGCGTGGGCCGGGCCGAAGTGTTGGCCGCCGCCGATCGCCTGCGCCAAGCGATCACCAATCCTGTGTTGCGCCGGGGCAACGCCTACCGCACGGCAGCAGAACAGCTCGATCGCTGGTTGATTGCCCCGATCGCCTCAGAACTGGCCGCCCAAAAGATCGATACCCTGCTGATCTCCCCCGATGTGGGCCTGCGATCGCTCCCCTGGGCCGCCCTGCATGATGGTCAGCAATTTTTGGTGCAGCGGTTTGCCTTAGGCATGACCCCCAGCGTTAACCTAACCGATGCCCGCTACGTCAGCCTTCGAAATGCGCCCATTTTGGCCATGGGAGCTTCTGAATTTCCAGCGGGGTTAAATCCCCTGCCTGCCGTCCCCATGGAACTGCAAACCATTGCCCAGGAACGGGCCCAAACCACCACCTTCTTGAACGAAGCCTTCACGATCGCCAACCTGCAAAACCAGCGCCAACGGCAACCGGCTCCCATTTTGCACCTGGCCACCCACGGCGAATTCAAACCTGGCCAACCGGTGAATTCCTACATTCAGTTCTGGAATCAGGAGCGCCTGACGCTCGATCGACTGCGGGAACTGAGTTTGAACAATCCCCCCGTGGAGTTGCTGGTGCTGAGTGCCTGTCGCACGGCCGTGGGTGATGCGAATGCGGAGTTGGGGTTTGCAGGGCTAGCCGTACAGGCGGGTGTGAAATCTGCCCTTGCCAGCCTTTGGTATGTGAGCGATGAAGGAACCCTAGCCCTCATGAGCGAGTTTTATCGACAACTCTCGATCGCCCCCACAAAGTCCCAAGCCCTGCGTCAGGCCCAAATGGCCATGATTGAAGGACGAGTCCGCGTTGAAGGGAGCGGCCTCACATCCAGCGCCCGGGGGCCGATCCCGTTGCCGTCGCTTCCCGACAATTCCGGATCCCTGGCTCATCCCTACTACTGGGCTGCCTTCGTGGCGATCGGCAGTCCTTGGTAA
- a CDS encoding DUF2927 domain-containing protein produces the protein MSDRPRSRKSQSKSGSKSGSKIQPKRRSTSRSIPRNTLWGAIGLVMLLWGVGSWGRAIDPAPGRSVLASNQLIGNPLNDQFTDQFVGRFIGRLGDQINDQPNNQPNDQQYLKNQPHQPLTQWLMSTRRSSDRRYSRAALDYFMEVAFGNEFSNNPDTNYIRKWASDLRLAVRGGPTATDRETLDRIVGDLNQLLGGAIRIRFTTQNPNVVIYFVPEADFPKYDPHYVPRNLGFFRVWWTGNLEIQRAQILISTTGVTQRERSHLIREELTQSLGLMNDAETYRDSTFYQGWTETQDFSPLDRDLIQMLYDRRVRSGQTREQIRQLFR, from the coding sequence ATGAGCGATCGTCCCCGTTCTCGAAAGAGTCAATCCAAGAGTGGATCCAAGAGTGGATCCAAGATTCAACCCAAGCGTCGATCAACGAGTCGATCAATCCCCCGAAATACCCTATGGGGGGCGATCGGGTTGGTGATGTTGTTGTGGGGGGTGGGTTCTTGGGGCCGCGCCATTGATCCGGCTCCGGGGCGATCGGTCTTGGCGAGTAATCAGCTCATTGGTAATCCGCTTAATGACCAGTTTACTGATCAGTTTGTTGGCCGATTTATTGGCCGATTGGGCGATCAAATTAATGATCAACCCAATAATCAACCCAACGATCAGCAATATCTCAAGAACCAACCCCATCAACCGCTTACTCAGTGGCTGATGAGCACGCGCCGATCGAGCGATCGGCGCTATTCTCGGGCCGCTTTGGACTACTTCATGGAAGTGGCATTTGGAAACGAATTTTCCAATAATCCTGATACAAACTACATTCGCAAGTGGGCGAGTGATCTGCGGTTGGCGGTGCGAGGTGGGCCGACGGCGACCGATCGGGAAACGCTCGATCGAATTGTGGGTGATCTCAATCAATTATTGGGTGGCGCAATTCGGATTCGCTTCACCACCCAAAATCCCAATGTCGTCATTTACTTTGTGCCGGAAGCGGATTTTCCGAAATATGACCCCCACTATGTGCCCCGAAATTTGGGTTTTTTCCGGGTTTGGTGGACGGGCAATTTAGAAATTCAACGGGCCCAAATTTTAATTAGCACTACGGGAGTGACCCAACGGGAGCGATCGCACCTGATTCGCGAAGAACTGACCCAATCTTTGGGCTTGATGAACGATGCGGAAACCTATCGCGACAGTACGTTTTATCAAGGCTGGACGGAAACACAGGATTTTTCACCGCTCGATCGGGATTTAATTCAAATGCTTTACGATCGCCGGGTGCGCAGTGGTCAAACCCGTGAACAAATTCGCCAACTTTTCCGCTAG
- a CDS encoding AAA-like domain-containing protein, with the protein MINPASPSDFVYQVGGSVPPRSQAYVKRQADDYLLQALLAGEFCYVFNARQMGKSSLRLRTMMQLQQQGISCAAIDLTAIGSQKIEIEQWYAAIAAMLSKPLPLPFDLRSWWKEYAYLPPAARLGEFIDAILRSGITNRLVILIDEIDTILNLKFPTDDFFALIRTCYNRRAELDLYQGLTFALFGVTTPGELISDKSRTPFNIGQAIQLTGFQHSEVSSLAAGLVNVVPQPERVLWEILRWTNGQPFLVQKICALVLRSRQLSAAMPTAAVDQTTDRAADRTADRVADLSADANPPAQFSPRAFVDRLIQSQILNHWEASDEPEHLKTIRDRLLYDERSAGRRLMLYRQICRAELSADPPPHPPGQATVPLVQADGSAAQTELLLAGIVEKRDGYLRVKCRIYREVFNLAWVDRQLDDLRPYATWLNAWVESNYRDASYLLRGNPLREALDWMQKRSLDDLDYRYLAASQELEQLEIQRQLELDRLREAEARLEIEQRSVQRQRQLLVALSITLAASLVSGGITLYAYQQAAISDVRSTIAASRGSFASDQRLDALLQALQARDRFQQLRLVPAPTRQELKQRTQSVLEQAVYGENEKNQRFAHPGGALAAEFSPDGQSIVTTGTDRTAKVWRSNGSLVHTLEHSSLVYDATFSPDNQKLLTASLDGNLHIWDRNSGRLLKKFTAHQGGIWSVDWSQDGQWIVSGSSDLTAKIWSATTGNLKTTLRGHKSTVWSVAFHPNSQRVISTGIDGQMILWSIAGQRQHQFNAGASAVWDAIFSPDGNLILSAHADNQLRLWRADGTPVRTILRHEAAVINVAFSADGQRFASASADRTVRLWETATGRLLRIYPGHAATIRGLSFNRDGKTLASVSEDGFLRFWATENAFFEQLQDHPTTVWRVNYAAKSSPLWPQVTTITASDVRFWQRNGRPVREFTNLSEGELYSLALHPTQPQFVAGDANGKLTWVDVTTDRRQSMTGSQSPIHGVAFSPDGRYLAAVGDDLHFNLWRHENNGRYVQLQRFPAHKARIWDVAFSPDGSYVATSSTDSTVKLWTWADRARSRLQEQPAQVLKGTGSGIWGLAIRADSEQIAAASRNQEVRIWNRRGELLRQIPTQGDSGLTRVAWSPDGQLLAIAKNNSAIELRSPEGKLITTLSGHSSIVSSVSFSPDGQQLASGSEDRTATLWNLSQVRSLNFVEYGCRWVADRLQHGAQDFDLPLCRPYLDFKSKK; encoded by the coding sequence ATGATCAACCCCGCCTCTCCTTCGGATTTTGTCTATCAGGTGGGGGGCAGTGTACCGCCCCGATCGCAGGCTTACGTGAAGCGCCAAGCGGACGACTACCTCTTGCAAGCGCTGCTGGCGGGCGAGTTTTGCTATGTGTTCAATGCGCGGCAGATGGGCAAGTCGAGCCTGCGGTTGCGCACCATGATGCAACTGCAACAACAGGGCATTAGCTGCGCGGCGATCGACCTGACGGCGATCGGGTCGCAAAAAATTGAAATTGAACAGTGGTACGCGGCGATCGCAGCCATGCTGAGTAAACCCCTGCCGTTGCCCTTTGATTTGCGGTCTTGGTGGAAGGAATATGCCTATTTACCTCCGGCGGCTCGTTTGGGGGAATTTATTGATGCAATTTTGCGATCGGGCATTACAAACCGCCTAGTTATTTTAATTGATGAAATTGATACGATTCTGAATTTAAAATTTCCCACGGATGATTTTTTTGCCCTAATTCGCACCTGCTACAACCGCCGCGCGGAGTTGGATCTTTATCAAGGATTAACCTTTGCCCTGTTTGGAGTCACCACTCCCGGCGAGCTAATTTCTGATAAAAGTCGAACACCCTTCAACATTGGCCAAGCAATTCAATTAACAGGGTTTCAGCACTCAGAAGTTAGCAGTTTGGCGGCGGGGTTGGTGAATGTGGTTCCGCAGCCAGAGCGGGTACTTTGGGAAATTTTGCGTTGGACTAATGGGCAACCATTTTTGGTGCAAAAAATTTGTGCGTTGGTGTTGCGATCGCGCCAATTATCAGCGGCCATGCCCACCGCAGCGGTTGACCAAACTACCGATCGCGCGGCCGATCGCACGGCCGATCGTGTGGCTGACCTATCCGCCGATGCCAATCCGCCTGCCCAGTTTTCGCCCAGGGCTTTTGTCGATCGGCTGATTCAAAGCCAAATCCTGAACCATTGGGAAGCCTCCGATGAACCGGAGCACTTGAAAACCATCCGCGATCGACTGCTGTATGACGAGCGATCGGCCGGGCGACGGCTGATGCTCTATCGCCAAATTTGCCGCGCCGAACTGAGCGCCGATCCACCGCCCCACCCACCGGGCCAAGCCACCGTGCCCCTGGTGCAGGCGGATGGGTCTGCGGCCCAAACGGAATTGCTGTTGGCGGGAATTGTGGAAAAACGGGACGGCTACCTGCGGGTTAAATGTCGCATTTACCGGGAAGTCTTTAACCTGGCCTGGGTCGATCGACAGTTAGACGACCTGCGCCCCTATGCCACTTGGCTGAATGCTTGGGTGGAATCGAACTACCGCGATGCGTCCTATCTGTTGCGGGGCAATCCGTTGCGGGAAGCCTTGGATTGGATGCAAAAGCGCAGTCTCGATGATTTGGACTATCGCTACTTGGCCGCTAGCCAGGAACTGGAGCAACTGGAAATTCAGCGACAACTGGAACTCGATCGCCTGCGGGAGGCCGAAGCCCGTTTGGAAATTGAGCAACGCAGTGTCCAGCGCCAACGCCAACTGCTCGTGGCCCTGAGCATTACCCTCGCCGCTTCCTTGGTTTCCGGTGGCATCACCCTGTACGCCTACCAGCAGGCCGCCATCAGCGACGTGCGATCGACCATTGCCGCCTCCCGAGGGAGTTTTGCCTCCGATCAACGACTGGATGCCCTATTGCAAGCTTTGCAAGCACGCGATCGCTTCCAACAATTGCGCCTTGTGCCGGCCCCAACTCGCCAAGAACTGAAGCAACGCACCCAAAGCGTTTTGGAGCAGGCGGTTTATGGCGAAAACGAGAAAAATCAGCGCTTTGCTCACCCCGGCGGCGCATTGGCCGCGGAATTCAGTCCCGATGGTCAATCGATCGTGACCACTGGCACCGATCGCACCGCCAAGGTGTGGCGCTCAAACGGCTCGTTGGTTCATACCTTGGAGCACAGTTCGTTGGTTTACGATGCCACCTTCAGCCCCGACAATCAAAAGCTGCTGACCGCCTCCCTTGACGGCAACTTGCACATTTGGGATCGCAACTCCGGCCGGTTGCTCAAGAAATTTACCGCCCATCAAGGGGGAATCTGGTCCGTGGACTGGAGCCAAGATGGGCAATGGATTGTTTCCGGCAGCAGCGACCTGACCGCCAAAATTTGGTCAGCCACCACAGGCAATCTAAAAACCACCTTGCGGGGCCACAAATCCACCGTTTGGTCCGTGGCCTTTCACCCCAACAGCCAACGGGTAATCTCCACCGGCATTGATGGGCAAATGATCCTTTGGTCGATCGCGGGGCAACGCCAACACCAATTCAACGCCGGAGCCAGCGCCGTTTGGGATGCCATTTTCAGCCCCGATGGCAACTTGATCCTCTCGGCCCACGCAGACAATCAATTACGGCTGTGGCGGGCCGATGGCACACCGGTACGCACCATTTTGCGCCATGAGGCAGCGGTGATTAATGTGGCATTCAGCGCCGATGGCCAACGGTTTGCCTCCGCTTCGGCCGATCGCACCGTGCGCCTGTGGGAAACGGCCACCGGTCGCCTGCTGCGGATCTATCCGGGCCATGCGGCCACCATCCGCGGCCTTTCCTTCAACAGGGACGGCAAAACCCTGGCCTCCGTCAGCGAAGATGGCTTTTTGCGGTTTTGGGCCACCGAAAACGCCTTTTTTGAGCAATTGCAAGACCACCCCACCACCGTTTGGCGGGTAAATTATGCCGCCAAGTCTTCTCCCCTGTGGCCACAAGTGACCACCATCACCGCCAGCGATGTGCGTTTTTGGCAACGGAACGGGCGGCCGGTGCGGGAATTCACCAATCTCAGCGAGGGAGAGCTATACAGCCTGGCCCTGCACCCCACTCAGCCGCAGTTTGTGGCGGGGGATGCCAACGGCAAGCTGACTTGGGTGGATGTGACCACCGATCGCCGCCAATCCATGACCGGCAGCCAGTCCCCGATCCATGGCGTGGCCTTCAGTCCCGATGGGCGCTATTTGGCAGCGGTGGGCGACGATTTGCACTTCAACCTTTGGCGGCACGAGAACAATGGGCGCTATGTGCAGTTGCAACGGTTCCCGGCCCACAAAGCCCGCATTTGGGATGTGGCTTTCAGTCCCGATGGTTCCTATGTGGCCACCTCCAGCACCGATAGCACCGTGAAGCTTTGGACTTGGGCCGATCGCGCTCGCAGCCGACTTCAGGAACAACCGGCCCAAGTGCTGAAGGGCACGGGCAGCGGCATTTGGGGCTTGGCGATTCGGGCCGACAGTGAACAGATCGCCGCCGCCAGCCGCAACCAAGAGGTGCGGATTTGGAACCGACGGGGCGAGCTGCTGCGCCAAATTCCCACCCAAGGTGATAGTGGTCTGACGCGGGTTGCTTGGAGTCCCGATGGGCAGTTGCTGGCGATCGCGAAAAACAACAGCGCGATCGAGCTGCGATCGCCCGAAGGCAAGCTGATCACCACCCTCAGCGGCCATAGCTCGATCGTCAGCAGCGTGTCTTTTAGTCCCGATGGGCAACAGCTCGCTTCCGGCAGCGAAGATCGAACGGCAACCCTTTGGAATTTGTCCCAAGTGCGATCGCTCAATTTTGTGGAATATGGCTGTCGATGGGTTGCCGATCGCTTGCAACATGGGGCACAGGATTTTGATTTACCCCTATGTCGGCCTTATTTGGATTTCAAAAGTAAAAAGTAA